A stretch of Capricornis sumatraensis isolate serow.1 chromosome 10, serow.2, whole genome shotgun sequence DNA encodes these proteins:
- the TIMP4 gene encoding metalloproteinase inhibitor 4 has translation MPRSPRPAPSWALLLRLLALLRPPGLGEACSCAPAHPQQHVCHSALAIRAKISSEKVVPASADPADPQKMIRYEIKQIKMFKGFEKVNDIQYVYTPFDSSLCGVKLEANSQKQYLLTGQILSDGKVFVHLCNYIEPWENLSLLQRESLNHHYHLNCGCQITTCYTVPCTISAPNECLWTDWLLERKLYGYQAQHYVCMKHVDGTCSWYQGRLPLRKEFVDIIQP, from the exons ATGCCCCGGAGCCCCCGGCCAGCGCCGAGCTGGGCGCTGCTGCTGCGGTTGCTGGCGCTGCTGCGGCCGCCGGGGCTGGGCGAGGCGTGCAGCTGCGCCCCCGCGCACCCCCAGCAGCACGTCTGCCACTCGGCGCTCG CTATCCGGGCCAAGATCTCCAGTGAGAAGGTAGTTCCTGCCAGCGCAGACCCTGCTGACCCTCAAAAAATGATCCGGTATGAAATCAAACAGATAAAG ATGTTCAAAGGGTTTGAGAAAGTCAATGATATTCAGTATGTTTATACGCCTTTTGATTCCTCCCTCTGTGGGGTGAAACTAGAAGCTAACAGCCAGAAGCAGTATCTCCTGACTG GTCAGATCCTCAGTGATGGGAAAGTCTTTGTCCATCTGTGCAACTACATTGAGCCCTGGGAGAACCTGTCCCTTCTGCAGAGAGAAAGTCTGAATCACCACTACCATCTGAACTGTGGCTGCCAA ATCACCACCTGCTATACGGTGCCCTGCACCATCTCGGCTCCCAACGAGTGCCTCTGGACAGACTGGCTACTGGAACGGAAGCTCTACGGGTACCAGGCCCAGCATTATGTCTGCATGAAGCATGTTGACGGCACCTGTAGCTGGTACCAGGGACGCCTGCCCCTCAGGAAGGAGTTTGTTGACATCATCCAGCCGTAG